Proteins found in one Triticum urartu cultivar G1812 chromosome 4, Tu2.1, whole genome shotgun sequence genomic segment:
- the LOC125552839 gene encoding pentatricopeptide repeat-containing protein At1g09900-like, with product MATQRPLSSGLHDALALTTAPPPPRLAMLAPPNSQMLTSSLPPPTLPAPGSKPATKPKPAAAASVSAAATAPLDAGGSGRLSALIRSLCAAGRTTDAARALDTAGDAAGIVAYNAMVAGYCRAGQVAAARRLAAAVPVPPNAYTYFPIVRGLCARGLIADALTVLDEMSLRGCAATPPMSHVILEAACRGGGFRSAVRALEALHARGCTLDSGNCNLVVNAICEQGCVDEGVELLRKLPSFGCEPDIVSYNAVLKGLCMAKRWEDVEELMHEMVRVDCPPNVATFNTLIAYLCRNGLYEQVHEALSQMSQHGCTPDLRMYATIIDGICKDGHHEVANDILSRMPSYGLKPNVVCYNTVLKGLCSAERWEEAEDLLAEMFQKDCPLDDVTFNILVDFFCQNGLVNRVIELLEQMLEYGCMPDVITYTTVINGFCKEGLVDEAVMLLKSMSTCGCKPNTISYTIVLKGLCRAERWVDAEELISHMIQQGCLPNPVTFNTLINFLCKKGLVEQAIELLKQMLVNGCSPDLISYSTVIDGLGKAGKTEEALELLNVMISKGITPNAIIYSSMASALSREGRTDKVIQMFDRIQDATVRSDAVLYNAVISSLCKRWETDRAIDFFVYMVSSGCMPNESTYTILIRGLASEGLVREAQDLLSELCSRRAVRKHLVRHFGIV from the coding sequence ATGGCAACGCAGCGTCCGCTATCCAGTGGCCTCCACGACGCGCTCGCTCTCACCACAGCTCCTCCTCCACCACGCCTGGCCATGCTCGCTCCGCCCAACTCGCAGATGCTCACCTCCTCGCTCCCGCCTCCCACCCTCCCGGCCCCAGGCTCCAAGCCTGCCACCAAGCCCAAACCCGCCGCGGCCGCCTCCGTCTCCGCCGCGGCCACGGCCCCCCTCGACGCAGGCGGGAGCGGCCGCCTGTCCGCGCTCATCCGCTCCCTCTGCGCCGCCGGCCGCACCACCGACGCCGCGCGCGCGCTGGACACGGCCGGCGACGCGGCCGGCATCGTCGCCTACAACGCCATGGTCGCCGGGTACTGCCGCGCCGGCCAGgtcgccgccgcgcgccgcctcgCGGCCGCCGTCCCGGTCCCGCCCAACGCCTACACCTACTTCCCCATCGTGCGCGGCCTCTGCGCGCGGGGACTGATCGCTGACGCGCTCACGGTGCTCGACGAAATGTCCCTCAGGGGCTGCGCGGCCACCCCGCCCATGTCCCACGTCATCTTGGAGGCCGCGTGCAGGGGCGGCGGGTTCAGGAGCGCCGTGAGGGCTCTCGAGGCGCTGCATGCCAGGGGCTGCACGCTGGACTCCGGCAACTGCAACCTGGTCGTCAACGCCATCTGCGAGCAAGGGTGCGTGGACGAGGGGGTGGAGCTGCTGAGGAAGCTGCCGTCCTTTGGCTGCGAGCCGGACATTGTTAGCTATAACGCGGTGCTCAAGGGCCTGTGTATGGCCAAGAGATGGGAGGACGTGGAGGAGCTCATGCACGAGATGGTTAGGGTGGATTGCCCGCCCAATGTCGCCACTTTCAATACCCTCATTGCTTATTTGTGCAGGAACGGGTTGTATGAGCAGGTGCATGAGGCCCTTTCGCAGATGTCACAGCATGGGTGCACACCGGACTTAAGGATGTACGCGACCATCATCGACGGGATTTGCAAGGACGGGCATCACGAGGTTGCAAACGATATTTTGAGCAGGATGCCTTCTTATGGTCTCAAGCCCAATGTTGTCTGCTACAACACTGTCTTGAAGGGTCTATGCAGTGCTGAGCGGTGGGAGGAAGCTGAGGACTTGCTTGCTGAGATGTTTCAGAAGGATTGCCCCCTTGATGACGTGACATTCAATATACTCGTCGATTTCTTCTGCCAAAATGGGTTGGTCAACAGGGTAATTGAACTTCTTGAGCAGATGTTGGAGTACGGTTGCATGCCGGATGTCATCACATACACTACGGTAATCAATGGCTTTTGCAAAGAAGGGCTTGTTGACGAAGCTGTCATGCTTTTAAAAAGTATGTCAACCTGTGGATGCAAGCCGAATACCATAAGCTATACTATTGTGTTGAAAGGTTTGTGCAGAGCCGAGCGGTGGGTAGATGCCGAGGAGCTCATCTCGCATATGATTCAACAAGGCTGTCTTCCGAATCCTGTTACATTCAACACGCTCATCAATTTCCTGTGCAAAAAGGGATTGGTGGAGCAGGCAATTGAACTTCTTAAGCAGATGTTAGTGAATGGGTGCAGTCCTGACCTTATTAGCTACAGCACAGTGATTGATGGACTTGGTAAAGCTGGTAAGACGGAGGAAGCATTGGAGCTGCTAAATGTTATGATCAGCAAAGGGATCACCCCAAATGCGATAATTTATTCATCAATGGCATCTGCTCTGTCTAGAGAAGGTAGAACCGACAAGGTTATTCAGATGTTTGACAGGATCCAAGATGCCACAGTGAGGTCTGATGCAGTGCTTTACAATGCTGTCATTTCTTCGCTTTGCAAAAGATGGGAAACTGATCGTGCCATTGATTTTTTTGTTTACATGGTGTCAAGTGGGTGCATGCCCAACGAATCAACCTACACTATACTTATTAGAGGTTTAGCTAGTGAAGGATTGGTAAGGGAGGCACAAGATTTGTTGAGTGAACTGTGCTCAAGAAGAGCTGTAAGAAAGCACTTGGTGAGACATTTTGGTATTGTTTGA